A portion of the Acidisoma sp. PAMC 29798 genome contains these proteins:
- a CDS encoding ABC transporter permease: MSATTSAVSVPTGATRVRKPRLGLSSTIILILAAIFFLVPLIMTGIFSLWEGGNTYGFSAYVLMLHTSGFWYSFFLSLRLAVETILLSFVLLVPAMIFVHLKAPQLRPLFEFISTLPFVIPAIALIDGLTTLYTGPSWLISTPNYLVIPYFFLALPYGFRALDVGLMTLDVKTLTEAGQSLGAGWGRIIFLLLLPNLTTALIGATLLTLTIVMGEFTFASVLLFHTFAVFINDTGQNAITEAAALSLFSFVITWLFMLGVLLTGRRNAATVGGAH, translated from the coding sequence ATGAGCGCCACCACCAGTGCCGTCTCGGTCCCGACTGGCGCGACCCGCGTGCGCAAGCCGCGCCTCGGCCTGAGCAGCACGATCATCCTCATTCTCGCGGCCATCTTCTTCCTGGTGCCGCTGATCATGACCGGCATCTTCAGCCTGTGGGAAGGCGGTAATACCTACGGCTTTTCCGCCTATGTGCTGATGCTGCACACATCGGGCTTCTGGTACAGCTTCTTCCTGTCGCTGCGCCTGGCGGTCGAGACCATTCTCCTCAGCTTCGTGCTGCTGGTGCCGGCGATGATCTTCGTCCATCTCAAGGCGCCGCAGTTGCGGCCGCTGTTCGAGTTCATCTCGACCCTTCCCTTCGTGATCCCGGCCATTGCCCTGATCGACGGACTGACGACGCTCTACACCGGTCCGAGCTGGCTGATCAGCACGCCGAACTACCTCGTCATTCCCTATTTCTTCCTGGCCCTGCCTTACGGCTTTCGCGCCCTCGATGTCGGTCTCATGACGCTGGACGTGAAGACGCTGACCGAGGCCGGGCAATCGCTGGGCGCCGGCTGGGGCCGCATCATTTTCCTGCTGCTGCTTCCAAACCTGACAACCGCTTTGATCGGTGCCACCCTGCTGACGCTGACCATCGTCATGGGCGAATTCACCTTCGCCAGCGTGCTGCTGTTTCACACCTTCGCGGTCTTCATCAACGACACTGGCCAGAATGCGATCACCGAAGCCGCGGCGCTGTCGCTGTTCAGCTTCGTCATCACCTGGCTGTTCATGCTTGGCGTCTTGTTAACCGGTCGGCGTAACGCCGCGACAGTAGGAGGGGCGCATTGA
- a CDS encoding ABC transporter permease, translating to MPPTAGSGGLGAILGRVIPWFFVGLFLLFVAAFLVAPTIVLMVQAVTGDHGFTLSYLASLGDYQYRVAFQNSIILASASALVGLIFGALIAHAILQPGAPGWLRSIVTSFSAVSSNFAGVPLAFAFISTLGALGFVTVLLKHVGINIYAMGFSLYSLSGLTLTFSYFQIPLMLIVITPAIEGLRVQWREASDGLGATSAQYWRLIGLPILLPSLLAAFLLLFGSAFSAYATPYALTNGNIQLLTIDISNVLSGNVMSDPQIGAALSAGMILVMALVLVVYSLLSARTAKWKR from the coding sequence ATGCCACCAACCGCCGGCAGTGGTGGCTTGGGTGCAATCCTCGGCCGGGTCATTCCCTGGTTCTTCGTGGGTCTGTTCCTGCTGTTTGTCGCGGCCTTCCTCGTCGCGCCCACCATCGTGCTGATGGTGCAGGCCGTCACCGGCGATCACGGCTTCACGCTGTCTTATCTCGCGAGCCTCGGCGACTATCAGTATCGCGTCGCCTTCCAGAATTCGATCATCCTGGCGAGCGCTTCGGCCTTGGTCGGTCTGATCTTCGGCGCCCTGATCGCCCATGCGATCCTGCAACCTGGCGCGCCCGGTTGGCTGCGCTCCATCGTCACCAGCTTCTCGGCCGTCTCCTCGAACTTCGCCGGTGTGCCTTTGGCCTTCGCTTTCATCAGCACCCTCGGCGCGCTCGGATTTGTCACCGTCCTGCTCAAGCATGTTGGCATCAACATCTATGCGATGGGCTTCTCGCTCTATTCGCTGTCCGGCCTGACACTGACCTTCTCCTATTTCCAAATTCCCTTGATGCTCATCGTCATTACGCCGGCGATCGAAGGCCTGCGCGTTCAGTGGCGCGAAGCATCGGACGGGCTTGGCGCCACCAGCGCCCAGTATTGGCGCCTGATCGGCCTGCCTATTCTGCTGCCCTCGCTGCTCGCCGCCTTCCTGCTGTTGTTCGGCAGTGCCTTCTCGGCCTATGCGACGCCCTATGCTCTGACAAACGGGAATATCCAGTTGCTGACGATCGATATCAGCAACGTCCTATCAGGCAATGTGATGTCCGACCCGCAGATCGGCGCCGCGCTCTCGGCCGGCATGATCCTCGTGATGGCCCTGGTTCTGGTGGTCTACAGCCTGCTGTCAGCGCGCACAGCAAAGTGGAAGCGCTAG
- a CDS encoding ABC transporter substrate-binding protein, with translation MPTNPRLLGRRDYTKLGLAVAAGAALATMPGIRPARAASDMDALIAAAKKEGKLNVITLPRDWANYGALMDGFTAKYGIAIDDANPDGSSAQELQAVRSLKGQDRAPDALDIGPSFASIGVKQNLFTPYKVATWATIPDGMKEADGLWVADYFGVVSIATNTTVVKNAPRTWADLKKPEYKGMVALNGSPLGAGAAFAAVFAASLGNGGSYDDIEPGVAYFGELAKVGNMNPAAATGPALLVSGQAPIVINWDYLSLGYRDMAKGKADITVVVPEGSTPYGSFYCQAIPADAAHPNAAKLWQEYLYSDEGQLLFLAGYAHPARYADLASRNLISADLASKLPPAAPYANVKFATQEQVAKAQKSLAELWPKMVKI, from the coding sequence ATGCCGACCAATCCCCGTCTTCTCGGACGCCGTGACTATACGAAGCTCGGTCTGGCCGTCGCCGCCGGCGCTGCCCTGGCGACCATGCCGGGCATCCGCCCTGCCCGCGCTGCCAGCGACATGGACGCGCTGATCGCCGCCGCCAAGAAAGAAGGCAAGCTCAACGTCATTACCCTGCCGCGCGACTGGGCCAATTACGGCGCGCTGATGGATGGCTTCACGGCGAAATACGGCATCGCCATCGACGATGCGAACCCCGATGGGTCCTCCGCGCAGGAGCTTCAGGCCGTCCGCAGCCTCAAAGGCCAGGACCGCGCCCCGGACGCCCTCGACATCGGGCCGTCCTTCGCCTCGATCGGCGTCAAGCAGAACCTGTTCACGCCCTACAAGGTCGCCACCTGGGCGACGATCCCGGACGGCATGAAGGAGGCCGACGGCCTTTGGGTTGCCGATTACTTCGGCGTCGTCTCCATCGCGACCAACACCACGGTCGTCAAGAACGCGCCCCGCACCTGGGCCGATCTGAAGAAGCCGGAATACAAGGGCATGGTTGCGCTCAACGGCAGCCCGCTCGGCGCCGGCGCCGCTTTCGCGGCAGTCTTCGCGGCCTCCCTCGGCAATGGCGGCAGCTATGACGACATCGAGCCGGGCGTCGCCTATTTCGGCGAGCTGGCAAAGGTCGGCAACATGAACCCGGCCGCAGCCACCGGCCCGGCGCTGCTCGTGAGCGGCCAGGCCCCGATCGTCATCAACTGGGATTACCTGTCGCTCGGCTACCGCGACATGGCCAAGGGCAAGGCCGACATCACCGTCGTCGTGCCGGAAGGCTCGACCCCGTATGGCAGCTTCTACTGCCAGGCGATCCCGGCCGATGCCGCCCACCCGAACGCCGCCAAGCTTTGGCAGGAATACCTGTATTCGGACGAGGGCCAGCTTCTGTTCCTCGCCGGCTACGCCCACCCTGCGCGCTACGCCGACCTCGCCAGCCGCAACCTGATCTCGGCCGATCTGGCGTCCAAGCTGCCGCCCGCCGCGCCCTACGCCAACGTCAAGTTCGCGACGCAGGAACAGGTCGCCAAGGCGCAGAAGTCCTTGGCCGAGCTTTGGCCGAAGATGGTCAAGATCTGA
- a CDS encoding ABC transporter substrate-binding protein: MTISRRGLLGASLTLAAGGSGFARMVQAAETMPSSALVAEAKHEGALNLVALSHNWAFEPLMKTFSARYGIAIDDSNSEGSSAEELQAVRSLRHADRAPDCMDLSPAFAALGTQQKLLAPYKVSTWAEIPTEARDASGHWVGDYFGIISFAVNRKVVTTVPRTWNDLLKPEYRGMVAMDGSPLGSGDAFAAVMAANLASGGSVKTIAPGVEFFARLAHAGNLNPIAVTEPSLVSGQTPIVLRWDYLNLTSRDNAAKMAPIEVVVPEGAAPFGAFYAQAISAFAPHPKAARLWQEFLYSNEGQLGFLAQYAHPIRFNAMLAAGAIPPGMLAKLPAPDAYKAVQFASLDQTNAAKKTLSDLWTREVKVG, from the coding sequence ATGACGATTTCACGGCGCGGCCTGCTCGGCGCAAGCCTCACTCTGGCGGCCGGCGGCTCAGGCTTTGCACGGATGGTCCAGGCGGCTGAGACGATGCCGTCGTCCGCCCTGGTGGCAGAGGCGAAGCATGAAGGCGCGCTGAACCTCGTCGCCCTGTCTCACAATTGGGCGTTCGAGCCTCTGATGAAGACCTTCTCGGCGCGCTATGGCATCGCCATTGACGACTCAAACTCTGAAGGCAGCTCGGCCGAGGAGTTGCAGGCTGTGCGGAGCCTGCGCCATGCCGATCGCGCGCCGGACTGCATGGACCTCTCGCCGGCTTTCGCCGCGCTGGGCACCCAGCAGAAGCTCCTCGCGCCCTACAAGGTGTCGACCTGGGCCGAGATCCCGACGGAGGCCCGCGATGCCAGCGGCCATTGGGTCGGCGACTATTTCGGCATCATCTCCTTCGCGGTGAACCGCAAGGTCGTGACCACCGTGCCACGCACCTGGAACGACCTGCTGAAGCCCGAGTATCGCGGCATGGTGGCTATGGACGGCAGCCCGCTCGGCTCGGGGGACGCCTTTGCCGCCGTCATGGCCGCGAACCTCGCCTCCGGCGGTAGCGTCAAGACCATCGCGCCGGGGGTGGAGTTCTTTGCGCGCCTCGCCCACGCCGGCAATCTGAACCCGATTGCGGTGACTGAGCCCTCTCTCGTCAGCGGGCAGACGCCGATCGTGCTGCGCTGGGATTATCTCAACCTCACGTCGCGCGACAATGCCGCGAAAATGGCGCCGATCGAGGTTGTGGTGCCGGAAGGCGCGGCGCCGTTCGGCGCCTTCTACGCCCAAGCCATCAGCGCCTTCGCGCCCCACCCCAAGGCTGCGCGGCTGTGGCAGGAATTCCTCTATAGCAATGAAGGCCAGTTGGGCTTTCTGGCCCAATATGCCCATCCGATCCGCTTCAACGCCATGCTGGCGGCCGGGGCCATTCCCCCCGGAATGCTGGCAAAGCTGCCGGCACCGGATGCCTATAAGGCGGTGCAGTTCGCGAGCCTGGATCAGACCAATGCCGCCAAAAAGACGCTGTCC